A stretch of Gossypium hirsutum isolate 1008001.06 chromosome A06, Gossypium_hirsutum_v2.1, whole genome shotgun sequence DNA encodes these proteins:
- the LOC107938749 gene encoding protein MANNAN SYNTHESIS-RELATED 1 isoform X1 translates to MGIDLRQVVAGILTLTMFVMLGQMIKRDHFDSLQDKLPGEAQDVQVDNANVIEKDGLVKPSKGSKGPWMKDSQELKPCWSRTTFDGIEQSRGYVTFSLTNGPEYHVSQMADAVVVARYLEAALVLPDIRGSRPGDERNFEDIYDVEKFMKSLNGVVKVVKELPNEISIRDLAAVKVPNRVTEDHIVENVQPIFKSKGNIRLATYFPTVNMRKTTQKSSVDSVSCLGMFGTLELQAEVSEVVDSMIERLRTLSRKSDGLFIAVDLRVDVLENKNCHGSGTNVAKSCYNAQEIALFLRKVGFDTDTTIYLTQSKWDNSLSVLKDIFPKTYTKENIMPEEKKGKFLEFEGSELEKVIDFYICSKSDVFVPALSGLFYANVAGKRIALGKPQILVPADIPGTSAAVMNYLAPYVAKKNHLAYSCFC, encoded by the exons ATGGGGATTGATTTGAGGCAAGTAGTGGCCGGTATTCTCACTCTCACCATGTTTGTGATGCTTGGTCAAATGATCAAAAGAGACCATTTTGATTCTCTCCAA GATAAACTTCCTGGAGAAGCTCAGGATGTTCAAGTTGATAATGCCAATGTTATTGAGAAGGATGGCCTTGTAAAGCCTTCGAAGGGGAGCAAAGGGCCTTGGATGAAGGACAGTCAAGAGCTAAAACCATGTTGGAGCAGGACCACTTTTG ATGGAATAGAGCAGTCAAGAGGGTATGTTACTTTCTCATTGACTAATGGTCCAGAATACCATGTCTCTCAG ATGGCTGATGCCGTAGTAGTAGCAAGGTACCTAGAGGCAGCACTTGTACTTCCAGATATTAGAGGAAGCAGACCTGGTGACGAAAG AAACTTTGAAGATATTTATGATGTTGAGAAGTTCATGAAAAGCCTCAATGGGGTTGTCAAAGTAGTGAAAGAACTACCCAATGAAATATCAATTCGGGATCTTGCTGCTGTGAAGGTTCCCAATAGGGTCACCGAAGATCACATTGTGGAAAATGTACAACCAATTTTTAAATCAAAGGGAAACATAAGGCTTGCTACCTACTTCCCTACTGTAAATATGAGAAAAACTACACAAAAGAGTAGTGTTGATTCAGTCTCATGTTTGGGAATGTTTGGAACTTTAGAGTTGCAAGCAGAGGTCAGTGAAGTTGTTGATTCAATGATTGAACGGCTTAGAACTTTGAGTCGCAAATCTGATGGCCTGTTTATAGCAGTGGACTTGAGGGTTGATGTATTGGAGAATAAGAATTGTCATGGTAGTGGTACTAATGTAGCAAAAAGTTGTTATAATGCACAGGAGATTGCTTTGTTTTTGAGGAAGGTAGGATTTGATACCGATACCACTATATACCTGACTCAATCAAAGTGGGATAACAGCCTTAGTGTCCTCAAGGATATCTTCCCTAAAACATACACAAAG GAAAACATTATGCCAGAGGAGAAGAAGGGGAAGTTTCTTGAATTTGAAGGTTCAGAACTGGAGAAGGTTATAGATTTCTACATATGTTCCAAGAGTGATGTTTTTGTCCCAGCCTTATCTGGCCTGTTTTATGCCAATGTAGCTGGAAAAAGAATAGCTTTAGGAAAGCCTCAAATCCTCGTTCCAGCCGATATACCTGGTACATCCGCAGCAGTCATGAACTACCTCGCTCCTTATGTTGCCAAGAAGAACCACTTGGCTTATTCATGCTTTTGCTAG
- the LOC107938749 gene encoding protein MANNAN SYNTHESIS-RELATED 2 isoform X2, which yields MKDSQELKPCWSRTTFDGIEQSRGYVTFSLTNGPEYHVSQMADAVVVARYLEAALVLPDIRGSRPGDERNFEDIYDVEKFMKSLNGVVKVVKELPNEISIRDLAAVKVPNRVTEDHIVENVQPIFKSKGNIRLATYFPTVNMRKTTQKSSVDSVSCLGMFGTLELQAEVSEVVDSMIERLRTLSRKSDGLFIAVDLRVDVLENKNCHGSGTNVAKSCYNAQEIALFLRKVGFDTDTTIYLTQSKWDNSLSVLKDIFPKTYTKENIMPEEKKGKFLEFEGSELEKVIDFYICSKSDVFVPALSGLFYANVAGKRIALGKPQILVPADIPGTSAAVMNYLAPYVAKKNHLAYSCFC from the exons ATGAAGGACAGTCAAGAGCTAAAACCATGTTGGAGCAGGACCACTTTTG ATGGAATAGAGCAGTCAAGAGGGTATGTTACTTTCTCATTGACTAATGGTCCAGAATACCATGTCTCTCAG ATGGCTGATGCCGTAGTAGTAGCAAGGTACCTAGAGGCAGCACTTGTACTTCCAGATATTAGAGGAAGCAGACCTGGTGACGAAAG AAACTTTGAAGATATTTATGATGTTGAGAAGTTCATGAAAAGCCTCAATGGGGTTGTCAAAGTAGTGAAAGAACTACCCAATGAAATATCAATTCGGGATCTTGCTGCTGTGAAGGTTCCCAATAGGGTCACCGAAGATCACATTGTGGAAAATGTACAACCAATTTTTAAATCAAAGGGAAACATAAGGCTTGCTACCTACTTCCCTACTGTAAATATGAGAAAAACTACACAAAAGAGTAGTGTTGATTCAGTCTCATGTTTGGGAATGTTTGGAACTTTAGAGTTGCAAGCAGAGGTCAGTGAAGTTGTTGATTCAATGATTGAACGGCTTAGAACTTTGAGTCGCAAATCTGATGGCCTGTTTATAGCAGTGGACTTGAGGGTTGATGTATTGGAGAATAAGAATTGTCATGGTAGTGGTACTAATGTAGCAAAAAGTTGTTATAATGCACAGGAGATTGCTTTGTTTTTGAGGAAGGTAGGATTTGATACCGATACCACTATATACCTGACTCAATCAAAGTGGGATAACAGCCTTAGTGTCCTCAAGGATATCTTCCCTAAAACATACACAAAG GAAAACATTATGCCAGAGGAGAAGAAGGGGAAGTTTCTTGAATTTGAAGGTTCAGAACTGGAGAAGGTTATAGATTTCTACATATGTTCCAAGAGTGATGTTTTTGTCCCAGCCTTATCTGGCCTGTTTTATGCCAATGTAGCTGGAAAAAGAATAGCTTTAGGAAAGCCTCAAATCCTCGTTCCAGCCGATATACCTGGTACATCCGCAGCAGTCATGAACTACCTCGCTCCTTATGTTGCCAAGAAGAACCACTTGGCTTATTCATGCTTTTGCTAG
- the LOC107938750 gene encoding metal tolerance protein C4 isoform X2 — MQKSCRFISRFLRSSKHTSSPIIVNSSFNNLSHFDFLNPRNQSFFQFSPHTTNSGQARGLKRCVLLGFVLTADDPIYYQHHTHFYSSRRKFFTRAKQIKKIEINDQHSQRAVTTALWCNFLVFSLKFGVWLATSSHVMLAEMVHSLADFANQALLAYGLSSSRRAPDALHPYGYSKERFVWSLISAVGIFCLGSGATIVHGVQNLWIAHPPDNIEYAALVIGGSFIIEGASLVVAIQAVKKGAATEGMKVKDYVWRGHDPTSVAVMTEDGAAVTGLAIAAASLVAVKTTGNAMYDPIGSIIVGNLLGMVAIFLIQRNRHALIGRAIDEHDMQKVLHFLKNDPVVDALYDCKSEVIGPGFFRFKAEIDFNGVVVVQNYLNRTGREEWARQFRESAKEKDDAALLKIMSNYGEEVVTALGSEVDRLEKEIQELVPGIRHVDIEAHNPIDLPS, encoded by the exons ATGCAAAAGTCGTGTCGTTTCATTTCTCGCTTCCTTCGCTCCTCCAAGCACACTTCTTCCCCTATCATTGTTAACTCATCGTTTAACAATCTCTcccattttgattttttaaaccCCCGAAATCAGAgctttttccaatttagtccccataCAACAAATTCTGGGCAAGCCAGAGGTTTGAAACGTTGCGTTTTGCTGGGTTTTGTATTGACCGCTGATGATCCCATCTATTATCAGCATCATACACATTTTTACTCTTCCCGTCGAA AATTTTTCACGAGGGCTAAACAAATAAAGAAGATTGAAATCAATGATCAGCACAG TCAACGTGCTGTTACAACTGCTTTATGGTGCAACTTCCTTGTCTTTTCTCTCAAGTTTGGGGTCTGGTTAGCAACCTCTAGCCATGTTATGTTAGCTGAAATGGTTCATTCACTTGCAGATTTTGCTAATCAG gcaCTGCTTGCTTATGGTTTGAGTAGTTCAAGGCGTGCACCAGATGCTTTGCATCC GTATGGCTATTCCAAGGAAAGATTTGTTTGGTCCTTGATATCTGCTGTTGGCATATTCTGTCTTGGTTCTGGTGCTACAATTGTTCATGGAGTTCAAAACCTATGGATAGCACAT CCCCCGGATAATATTGAGTATGCAGCTTTGGTGATAGGCGGCTCATTTATAATTGAAG GTGCTTCTCTTGTTGTTGCCATTCAAGCTGTCAAGAAAGGTGCAGCAACGGAGGGGATGAAAGTGAAGGACTATGTCTGGCGTGGCCATGATCCTACATCTGTTGCAGTCATGACAGAG GATGGCGCTGCAGTAACTGGCCTGGCTATAGCTGCAGCATCACTGGTTGCAGTGAAGACAACTGGGAATGCCATGTATGATCCCATAGGTTCCATTATAGTTGGCAACCTTCTTGGAATG GTCGCAATATTTCTCATCCAGCGCAACCGGCATGCCTTGATAGGGAGAGCAATTGATGAACATGATATGCAGAAGGTTCTCCATTTCTTGAAAAATGATCCG GTTGTAGATGCTTTATATGATTGCAAGAGTGAGGTGATTGGACCTGGGTTCTTCCGATTCAAGGCAGAGATTG ATTTCAATGGAGTGGTGGTTGTGCAAAATTATCTCAACAGAACAGGACGTGAAGAGTGGGCGAGACAG TTTCGAGAATCTGCGAAGGAGAAAGATGATGCCGCATTGCTAAAGATCATGTCCAATTATG GTGAGGAAGTAGTCACAGCTTTAGGAAGTGAAGTTGATAGACTCGAAAAGGAGATCCAAGAACTTGTTCCCGGCATTCGGCATGTTGATATTGAAGCCCACAACCCCATAGACCTACCTTCATGA
- the LOC107938750 gene encoding metal tolerance protein C4 isoform X1, which produces MQKSCRFISRFLRSSKHTSSPIIVNSSFNNLSHFDFLNPRNQSFFQFSPHTTNSGQARGLKRCVLLGFVLTADDPIYYQHHTHFYSSRRKFFTRAKQIKKIEINDQHSQRAVTTALWCNFLVFSLKFGVWLATSSHVMLAEMVHSLADFANQALLAYGLSSSRRAPDALHPYGYSKERFVWSLISAVGIFCLGSGATIVHGVQNLWIAHVLDLDFPIYFPPDNIEYAALVIGGSFIIEGASLVVAIQAVKKGAATEGMKVKDYVWRGHDPTSVAVMTEDGAAVTGLAIAAASLVAVKTTGNAMYDPIGSIIVGNLLGMVAIFLIQRNRHALIGRAIDEHDMQKVLHFLKNDPVVDALYDCKSEVIGPGFFRFKAEIDFNGVVVVQNYLNRTGREEWARQFRESAKEKDDAALLKIMSNYGEEVVTALGSEVDRLEKEIQELVPGIRHVDIEAHNPIDLPS; this is translated from the exons ATGCAAAAGTCGTGTCGTTTCATTTCTCGCTTCCTTCGCTCCTCCAAGCACACTTCTTCCCCTATCATTGTTAACTCATCGTTTAACAATCTCTcccattttgattttttaaaccCCCGAAATCAGAgctttttccaatttagtccccataCAACAAATTCTGGGCAAGCCAGAGGTTTGAAACGTTGCGTTTTGCTGGGTTTTGTATTGACCGCTGATGATCCCATCTATTATCAGCATCATACACATTTTTACTCTTCCCGTCGAA AATTTTTCACGAGGGCTAAACAAATAAAGAAGATTGAAATCAATGATCAGCACAG TCAACGTGCTGTTACAACTGCTTTATGGTGCAACTTCCTTGTCTTTTCTCTCAAGTTTGGGGTCTGGTTAGCAACCTCTAGCCATGTTATGTTAGCTGAAATGGTTCATTCACTTGCAGATTTTGCTAATCAG gcaCTGCTTGCTTATGGTTTGAGTAGTTCAAGGCGTGCACCAGATGCTTTGCATCC GTATGGCTATTCCAAGGAAAGATTTGTTTGGTCCTTGATATCTGCTGTTGGCATATTCTGTCTTGGTTCTGGTGCTACAATTGTTCATGGAGTTCAAAACCTATGGATAGCACATGTACTTGACTTGGATTTTCCcatatatttt CCCCCGGATAATATTGAGTATGCAGCTTTGGTGATAGGCGGCTCATTTATAATTGAAG GTGCTTCTCTTGTTGTTGCCATTCAAGCTGTCAAGAAAGGTGCAGCAACGGAGGGGATGAAAGTGAAGGACTATGTCTGGCGTGGCCATGATCCTACATCTGTTGCAGTCATGACAGAG GATGGCGCTGCAGTAACTGGCCTGGCTATAGCTGCAGCATCACTGGTTGCAGTGAAGACAACTGGGAATGCCATGTATGATCCCATAGGTTCCATTATAGTTGGCAACCTTCTTGGAATG GTCGCAATATTTCTCATCCAGCGCAACCGGCATGCCTTGATAGGGAGAGCAATTGATGAACATGATATGCAGAAGGTTCTCCATTTCTTGAAAAATGATCCG GTTGTAGATGCTTTATATGATTGCAAGAGTGAGGTGATTGGACCTGGGTTCTTCCGATTCAAGGCAGAGATTG ATTTCAATGGAGTGGTGGTTGTGCAAAATTATCTCAACAGAACAGGACGTGAAGAGTGGGCGAGACAG TTTCGAGAATCTGCGAAGGAGAAAGATGATGCCGCATTGCTAAAGATCATGTCCAATTATG GTGAGGAAGTAGTCACAGCTTTAGGAAGTGAAGTTGATAGACTCGAAAAGGAGATCCAAGAACTTGTTCCCGGCATTCGGCATGTTGATATTGAAGCCCACAACCCCATAGACCTACCTTCATGA